GATTGCCCCATTCCTCTTTAGCGGGACGCGCCAACAAGTTCAAGTACGCATAGTGGGCCGGTTCCCCGAGAAGACGGCTCTTTTGATCGTACTTGAGACGAATGCAAAGCTTGTCCCCTTCTTTTGGCCAATACGACCGGTTCTCAGGAAGATCATCTAATGAGACGAGTACATCCTTTTGAATCCCGATATTGACGAACACACCGGTGTTATACCGGACTCCAGTCACTTCATACCACTCATAGTCATCGAACGTGACGCTCGGAATCGTCATCGTCGAAGCGAGACGTCCTTCTGAGTCGTGATAAAGGAAGACCCGCACCGTCTGTCCGACTGTGACTTCCTCAGTTTGTTCTTTTCGATGAAGGAGTACCTCTTCGCGACCGTTTCCGATAAACACACCAAAATCAGCTGAACGTTCCGCGACCAAGTCTACTACTTCTCCTGCACGTAATGCCATACAATCCACATCCTTTTTCATCTGTTACTGTCAGTATACCTACCTACACACGTTCCTAATCATATCACGTTCGATTTCCTTACTCCGTTCAATTGTGTCTAAAATGTGAACAAGATTACCCCCCCGTTATGCTAAATGGGTCCGTATACTAGCTTCTATATTTCAAATTTTGTGACAATTTTGTGAACGTGCATTTTCCATCTAGTATCCACATTTTGAAAACGTTATTATTAAGGAAGTGTTGTTTAACGATTTAGGTTTCAGCCATGGCCGAACGGGGGATATAAAATGTTTGATGTACAATCTCGATCATTCGCGAAGCGCTTCATGAAAGGCTTATTGATTGCTTTCTTCGCGCTACTCGCTTCACTTAGCTTCATTTTTTCAAACGGAGTCGATACGAACGTATCCTCATCCGTCACGA
This sequence is a window from Exiguobacterium mexicanum. Protein-coding genes within it:
- a CDS encoding CvfB family protein; protein product: MALRAGEVVDLVAERSADFGVFIGNGREEVLLHRKEQTEEVTVGQTVRVFLYHDSEGRLASTMTIPSVTFDDYEWYEVTGVRYNTGVFVNIGIQKDVLVSLDDLPENRSYWPKEGDKLCIRLKYDQKSRLLGEPAHYAYLNLLARPAKEEWGNQDVHAVVVNRREVGVNVWVENESLGFLHEAEMTRWPRLGEQLTVRVTQVKQDGTVLVSMKPRAYEAIDPDAESIRAYIEERGGQMPYGDKTAPDVIDREFGMSKAAFKRALGKLLKEKQVEKLDNGYKLK